The DNA region TACCCATTTGCGCTGCCGCAGGTTGGTTTATGAGTATTATCTGCTTACATagtattataaaatttatcaACTACAGGATACATCAAATATTACTTTTCCCTATCATCGTCGTTATGGATTTCTGTGGtcaatttccatttgtggAAAGTTTTGACTTCCTTGAATCGGGACGAGCCACGGTATCGATTCCTGATTTATAACACCCTTGTTTGGTGTATGGCTGCTATTCCTACGGGAGTGATTTTTTCAATGAACCAAATGTGGGAAAATAATCCTGATAAACCAGAACGGATGCTCTTTCTCGGATATATTGGGTGCTCGGTTACAGGTGTTACAGACTGGAAATTGTCTTCATGGTTGCACAGTTATATCCCGATAGGAattctaaacatttttaatgtaatAATGTACGTCCTAACAGCCATTTACATTTGGAAAGTAAGGACGGAAGTCAAGAGGTTCGCCCAAATGGACCAAAGCTCTACGACGTGTCTTGAAATCGATTTTCCGACGTAAGAACAAGACTTATTTAAAACTATACCTATTACATATCCTGTTTTTAGTTACGTCCGGTTTCTGCGACTTTTTCTGATTATGGGCGCGCATTGGCTCTTTGACCAACTTGCGCAAACggtaaattattatattatgcAGGACAgtatatttatgaatttaacCGTTTACGTAAATGCCTCCTTTGGAATAAtcatatttgttttgcttataCTGAAAAGCAGCACACTTAAAATGATAATGGAAAGGTAAGTAGTCTATCattgtgtaatatttttaattgccttttttctattttatcAGCGCTCGAGGTGTAAAGTATGCAAAAACGTaacccaaaataaaaataattcaactAAACTATGCTCAATTTCttactttgtttatttgtgcaCTTTACATGTAAAGATGATTTTATAAGTTTTTGTTAAGCAACTAAGTGCCCACTTcgatttatttgttaatttatcaaaacattcaaaatatcaaaaatatatatgtataacaAATCCCTGTCATATTTAAACATTAGTTTATTGTAGAATGCCGTGATCCTGAAGAAACAGCGTGTCGTCGCACAAAAAAAAGTGCCATCCCGAATCTATGCCAGAGCCATTTGTCTTATCGCTATCTAAGCTACTCCTATGACTGCGACTTTGCCAGCCActcaatttgcataattttgtgttaattgaaaaagttttgttGGTGGCCAACAAATTTATTGCCCGGCAGCTGGGGCGGCAAACTGCTTAAAATAAGACCTGCGAGTGATGTGATTAATAATGTAATTGAAACGCCCGAGGGGGCATTTTGCCCAGGATCTAGTCGAGGGGCAACGGGCTATTTAGGCTGAAAACATGGCCAAAATGACAGCCAAAGAGACGTGATGGCATTCGACCGACACGCGCACAGCTATGCTGTTGACTTTGGTTACAATTCCACTgcgctgaaaaaaaaaacgaaaatgttaaggataaaaacaattatataaattgattaataaaTGACAACATATGCATATAATAATTCGGTTATTTATTGAACTTGAACACTTTTCACAAACATCTCCAGAATATAGTTTCGGTTTTCTTTAGTGTAATGGTGGTTGTAAGTGGGTGGGCACGTGTTGGGTGGAGGTCGGGGAATCAGCGGGGTTTGGGCCATGTCATACTGTGGTTTTATATTTCATGACACAAAAaagacagcagcagcaacaacaaaggcacCGGCAAATTGCTTACACTTACACTTTTTGGGCcgcacattttatttaatttgatgaTTTCATTAAACAAATTGCCCAGCGACTACTTCTATTTTTCTCCTTCTTAGTTTTAACTCGAATGTGCATATTCTGGTAAGTGTTTATTTTGGCTTGTGGTTGTGCGGGCTAAAACCACTTAAAAAGGGTTGCCTACATTTCGCAGCAGACAATTTACCAAAggcaaaataagaaaaatattattatcaaACTTTATTATTGTCTTCGGTTTATAAATGttgcaatttgatttgtttgagCAATcgttaatatatatttatatattttttcgtcttgcttttgttttgaaaactAAATCTACCCACAAAATGGCTAAGTTGACAGCACTGCGTTGGGTCTACTTGAATCCTTCGAGAAGAaagcaaataattaaaattggcCCAGGCAAATGGCGGCCCAGCAAAGTGGAGAGCACTATCCTGGAAATGGCAGTAAAGGAGGCACTGATTGCAGCCATCGCCGAATGACCTTCATCTTCATCAATTCGAAGCCAAAAAAGGAGTCTCGTCCTTGAATTTCACCAATTCAGACTGCCGCTGTGTCTCTTGGCATTTTGGCTTCGCAAGTAATCTGCTTTAATGCTTTCCATTATCGTTTGCTGTGGTTTTCGTCCTTTTTCGCCCATCTGCGCGTTTGTCTTTGTTGGTCTGTGTTGTGGTACGCGTGTGTGTAGAAAGTTagctgtttgtttgcttttcttttccgtttccgttttgCCGACACATGAAAATTACAACACGCGACTTGCCATTTTAGAAGGTAAATATTTCGGCCACCTGTGTGAGTGTCTCTGTTttgagtgtgtgggtgtgtgtgtgtttgggatTCGATGTATCTGTGAGGTCGCCTTAGGGCGAAACAGTTTGGCGTATCctatgtttgtgtgtggctTACACCTTAACAAAATCCCTTTCAAGACACacttaaatgcaattatattGAACATCGTGTAGGAGGACGCATGAAAATGCTTTAACTTTTCGGgacatagttttttttttgatattattattattatttaaatgtgAAAGTAATGGCAGTAAAAAATTTTTGGAATCTGTGCAGGgaaggaaaaatataaatataaattagaaaACGTTCAAAGAGTTTAAAATACTCTTTAATGTATGGCTATCACTTATAAATTGGTTTTGTGTTAAAGCAGAAAATTCAAATGCCAGTattctttttacttttatgTAGTCAAGTTTTTTCCAGTGTGCCAGATCTAACTTTGACTGCCTCTTTATCTTTGCTGTCGACGCCCTCTGTGCAAGTGTACTCTGTTCAAAATTTACTGCAGCGGCAAAGTTTTCAGCGAAATTACGACCATAAAGTAGCAGTCAGCAGAAGGTGGCCACCACAATAACGTGCCGTAATTAAAGGTATCCAGCTGAACATAATTTCAGCAGCATTTTGCCCATCTATTGCTTATCAAAAGTAGAGGGTCCTGCGCTTCGTGGATATTATATAAGTGGCTTTCCCGGACAGACTTCTACCGCGAACTGCTTAAGGATTCCGAACAGCGAAGGTCAGCAAACACGAGCCTATGATAGGACAGGCATTTGTCAGTCCCACGGAGATCACATCTGAGGACTACGTGACACTGAATCCGGCGTGCTGCTGGAATTTTGGCTTCTCGGAATGTCGTAAGTGCCTGCTAATCTCGTTTAAAAGGTTATGCAAATTACAATCAATATTCCCTTCCTTGGGTCTTTAAAAACATTCAGTACAATTTCAggtgttttaatattatagatTCATAATTCCAAGAACCTAAATTAATTCTGTCTTGGGTTCTGAATAGTTGTTACCTGGATAAGTTGAAGTTGTATATCCTGTGGTGTACCTAGATGCCAATAAAAGGCATTGAAAATTCATTAAGTAAGTTCATAATTGCAGTGGTTGTCTTGGCAGGTTACGTTTATCTTAAAATATAGTTACGAAAAGTGTGGAAAGTACTCCCTCATTTCAAGTGGCAGTGACCAAGAACCAGTTAATGCCGAAGGGATCTTTATGACAACCGGAGAAGCGGGACACCGGCTACCTGGATGACTGAGCCTTCCTCGCCTACAGGTGCGCCACTTCCGGCCCGTTTGGCTATTGGGTCAAGGCCTTAATGAGCCAAAAGAAAGCGGAACAATGATACACAAGTGTGATGAAAAATAAGGTTCATGAGTATTTAAATTTGGTGGCACCATTGATGGATCTTCTCAACTGTTCCAAAATGCAATCAGCAGGGCACTAAAAACTGCAGCTTAAACACGTTCCTCTAGAGTTTTTAACCTTTCCGCCTCAGTTTTATCAAGCCAGTATGACCAAGAAGAGGAACACCGGGGTCTTCATGATGGATTGGCAACGATTGTGTTATACCAATACGAAACATTTGACCTACTCTATATATCCAAATAACTAATTGACTGGCATATGCCATGGCATGCCCAGCTAATAGGAGATGATATGTAAATCGAGAAGCTGCTCCCTTCTCGTATTCCATGGTATTCCACTCCATGTACTCTATTCCTGATAGCAAACTTCGTGTACTCTTAAATTCATAGTAGCCATTTGCATTGCTCAATATGTTTGGAAGTTAAGCTAACGAGCAAAAGGAGTTGAATGTCATACCCCGTACAGATTTGGATTCTCAGAATAAAACGTAATTCAGCAAATAAAGCAATCGTCGTTGGGATGGGACTTCAATGCAATTTGTTGGTAACGAGCCATCAATGTGGTATTTTTCTATGTTATACTCGGACGCTTTTATGGCACGG from Drosophila santomea strain STO CAGO 1482 chromosome 3R, Prin_Dsan_1.1, whole genome shotgun sequence includes:
- the LOC120452035 gene encoding probable G-protein coupled receptor Mth-like 12 codes for the protein MNTVFIPKSILTFRKPYGLLIEGASKSYFQEPPSVTAVMMISVVFYIITLTVYLFVKKLRNLLGKCLICYMFCLFVEYLIWTLDHFRLVLPICAAAGYIKYYFSLSSSLWISVVNFHLWKVLTSLNRDEPRYRFLIYNTLVWCMAAIPTGVIFSMNQMWENNPDKPERMLFLGYIGCSVTAIYIWKVRTEVKRFAQMDQSSTTCLEIDFPTYVRFLRLFLIMGAHWLFDQLAQTVNYYIMQDSIFMNLTVYVNASFGIIIFVLLILKSSTLKMIMESARGVKYAKT